One Streptomyces sp. CNQ-509 DNA window includes the following coding sequences:
- the cpaM gene encoding corrinoid protein-associated methyltransferase CpaM, which yields MSSFVFMKLLETQASRYDLGMRMLSTGRIHRLYADVAARVPARGEVLDVGCGTGGVTAALLTERRGDRRVTGVDRSAQMLAVAETKLAEPAAAGRLRLRQVAITGLEREFFPESFDAVVCCLVLSELSATEERYALDVFCRLLRPGGTLVLADEVLPDSAGRRWLYRAGRWPWAAVTYLVTQTSTHATRELGRKLLDRGLEAVEVTRRQGRSFQIVTGRKQAWRLQPQP from the coding sequence ATGTCGTCGTTCGTGTTCATGAAGCTGTTGGAGACGCAGGCATCGCGCTACGACCTGGGGATGCGGATGCTGTCCACGGGTCGGATCCACCGGTTGTACGCCGATGTTGCGGCCCGGGTGCCTGCGCGGGGCGAGGTGCTCGACGTGGGATGTGGGACCGGGGGTGTGACCGCCGCGCTGCTCACCGAACGCCGGGGGGATCGGCGGGTGACCGGTGTTGACCGGTCGGCGCAGATGCTCGCGGTCGCGGAGACCAAGCTGGCCGAGCCGGCCGCCGCGGGGCGCCTGCGGCTGCGGCAGGTGGCTATCACGGGTCTTGAACGGGAGTTTTTCCCCGAGTCGTTTGACGCGGTGGTGTGCTGCCTGGTGCTGAGTGAACTGTCCGCGACCGAGGAGCGTTACGCGCTGGACGTGTTCTGCCGGTTGCTGCGGCCGGGGGGCACGCTGGTGCTCGCGGACGAGGTGCTGCCGGATTCGGCCGGGCGTCGGTGGCTGTACCGGGCCGGGCGGTGGCCGTGGGCCGCGGTGACCTATCTGGTCACCCAGACCAGCACCCACGCCACCCGCGAGTTGGGCCGCAAGCTCCTCGACCGCGGCCTGGAGGCCGTCGAGGTGACCCGGCGGCAGGGCCGGTCGTTCCAGATCGTGACGGGGAGGAAACAGGCATGGCGGCTCCAACCACAGCCGTGA
- a CDS encoding GntR family transcriptional regulator: MSEVNIAVNRTLGIPLTTQIRNQIVNAITTGDLQPGQRLPTVRQLAEFLGINRNTVGQAYRQLENDGHVITRAGGGTTVAGDPSITTPTPDTLQDLVRNALAQACSAGFTAREFAELVHHTSAQEDTAPASRILVIDDYRGELDFVCATIRRALPGSTVDAALVADLRASGPEELRARLAGFDCALVAFYCLEKVRPLLTEANLPIVAAGIGPTLNSLRRIADECTGKQTAIVCTEPNGPAHMAAALRRAGVTFTAAPRLAHVHDQDLTQILAACDVVIASQGSADAVAHLAHDIPIIPYSRLISEETLATLRSYTDYLAANTAQL; encoded by the coding sequence GTGAGCGAGGTCAACATCGCGGTCAACCGCACACTCGGAATTCCCCTGACCACCCAGATCCGCAACCAGATCGTCAACGCCATCACCACAGGTGACCTGCAACCCGGGCAGCGGCTGCCGACCGTCCGTCAACTCGCCGAGTTCCTCGGCATCAACCGCAACACCGTCGGCCAGGCGTACCGGCAACTGGAAAACGACGGCCACGTCATCACCCGCGCCGGCGGAGGCACCACCGTCGCCGGCGACCCAAGTATCACCACCCCGACCCCGGATACGCTCCAGGACCTGGTCCGCAACGCCTTGGCCCAAGCCTGCTCGGCCGGTTTCACCGCCCGTGAGTTCGCCGAACTCGTCCACCACACCAGCGCTCAGGAAGACACCGCCCCGGCCAGCCGCATCCTGGTCATCGACGACTACCGCGGCGAACTCGACTTCGTCTGCGCGACCATCCGCCGCGCCCTGCCCGGCAGCACCGTCGACGCCGCCCTCGTCGCCGACCTACGCGCCAGCGGCCCCGAGGAGCTACGCGCCCGCCTAGCCGGCTTCGACTGCGCCCTGGTCGCGTTCTACTGCCTGGAGAAGGTCCGCCCACTCCTCACCGAGGCCAACCTCCCCATCGTCGCTGCCGGCATCGGCCCCACCCTCAACTCACTTCGCCGCATCGCCGACGAATGCACCGGCAAACAGACCGCCATCGTCTGCACCGAACCCAACGGCCCCGCCCACATGGCCGCGGCCCTCCGCCGGGCCGGCGTCACCTTCACCGCCGCCCCACGCCTCGCCCACGTCCATGACCAAGACCTCACCCAGATTCTTGCCGCCTGCGATGTCGTCATCGCCTCCCAAGGATCAGCAGACGCCGTCGCCCACCTCGCGCACGACATCCCGATCATCCCCTACTCCCGCCTCATCAGCGAAGAAACCCTCGCCACCCTCCGCAGCTACACCGACTACCTCGCCGCCAACACCGCACAGCTATGA
- a CDS encoding DUF6884 domain-containing protein, producing MPKGQRHGWPAGELYTGHYHRSLRRAADALTHPDLIRIASALHGLVPFDRSLHPYNVTLRHKRAITTEKMSGHTRGYGLFDADVIFLGGQDYAELLRPSVPHLLAPLTGQMGEHRRLCRHARENPVLRETWWEQAAALFDEHRPAP from the coding sequence ATACCCAAAGGCCAGCGGCACGGCTGGCCCGCCGGCGAGCTGTACACCGGGCACTACCACCGCTCACTGCGGCGCGCCGCCGACGCGCTGACCCACCCCGACCTGATCCGCATCGCCTCCGCGCTCCACGGGCTCGTCCCCTTCGACCGCTCGCTGCACCCGTACAACGTCACCCTCCGCCACAAGCGGGCGATCACCACGGAGAAGATGAGCGGACACACCCGCGGCTACGGCCTCTTCGACGCCGACGTGATCTTCCTCGGCGGCCAGGACTACGCCGAACTGCTGCGCCCGTCCGTCCCGCACCTCCTGGCCCCGCTCACCGGACAGATGGGCGAGCACCGCAGGCTGTGCCGCCACGCCCGGGAGAACCCCGTGCTGCGCGAGACCTGGTGGGAGCAGGCCGCCGCGTTGTTCGACGAGCACCGGCCGGCACCCTGA
- a CDS encoding trypsin-like peptidase domain-containing protein codes for MSGTAYRTPSSPDDALASSVVRVTGQNGALSGAGFLVAADLVLTCAHVVSDALDQPRHETVPTGKVVNVELPLAERRDGVGPGVWSAEVEHWVPIRAGHAGDIAVLRLREAIPFAHPLPMVDAASVWNHGARAVGFTGGEPGETWFRGKLSGATSEGWLQLSRADGQTVHVQRGFSGSPVWDNELGAVVGLLVAAQPQQDAQQAYVLRTRSVLREVPSLAAVVSPPTPFRGLATFQEQDADVYFGRDGDVERVVTALCGADSAVTLYGPSGCGKSSLALAGVAPRMRQAGYEVFVVNAGQVSSLRSALATELHEAVRTGRFGPRPVESVDQVETWLADKGLTDTLHRLRGTATGRTLIVLDQAEALVDRTDAELGELVELLFHDRLPATVGRVLLTLRADFMNAALEHPRLGAVLRGGTTLPLTPMSRDQLREVITKPVETVPAVEYDPGLAGRVLNDTGGEPGVLPLLGFVLEQLWEHQVAGRLLATTYEDIGGVSGALRRHAETAWRQCVPSGDEAEALALLTGLVRVLPGGEAPLRRRLTRDEAGESRWRLAQSLAERRLLVLYGGEGRPESVELAHEALITAWPTLFELVRADADFLACRAEVQHDLERWRKADSPADLLPGALQLAALEGRLRGREKDLAEEQRDFLTLARRRRQARRARVRAGWIAVGSALVLIAGLGTFLAQESRVSAERAAEGQSRSLAIQSDELTDSNPAQAGLAALAAYDIAPTQEARSALMRRYAELKGAAWVLAGAQGKIVEADVSDEGTVALVTSVTGRATLFVRTADGSVRHTQLRFVDDVQAPVVSSDGSRIAYVRGADGVVVWHDVTPTGERLAGPMRILRGALLEPESLPVDGRRNRMDFSPDSRFLVGASVSTQPLQLWDLTTGRPRVLPKRIRGLDSVWFGPDENTVVAKRLQPRPSLVKVDIATGAIRELSSGAAVAISGNAGVAVSCTGPETQFRVVRVSDGQVLRTVSMDEYKYDCTSSDIAVDGTGDYFAVVNSSSNHWDLVGTRPGIPPRTYFLGPDPLSYSDRAEYSPLVDSTPFLVGPPQTPTLVTNEGNALKGWARTLYDDSTDPEPQLLGDGSRMVIRARKEDTGLLRVVETEGEGRILSEVTSSAVLEPYVPLEVNGPGTLVADVLERNRIVVRALPSLRPVAEFRTAKPPAPEPREQSAVFLSFHGDNRIVTTSGSVVESWDARSGRRLSQPIDLHDISLTKKDPSTFTVRDHPKPGFVSVTVAGEPYMHAVDLRTGEPEEKFRVRLADDLFSASFLDDPEYVTVLTTAQMAELWSVHPGRPARRVVGPFGPLTDKEWSKEWSLRPTGGAGFFLAYKGSIHFLKADEPGYQDIYEFGEEQAFPAATSDGKAILRDPMNLEPYDLLRLDPALWKRHVCKAIGRELTADERRGLSINVPTDICPS; via the coding sequence ATGTCAGGTACCGCGTACAGGACGCCATCGAGTCCGGACGATGCGCTGGCCTCATCGGTCGTCCGGGTCACCGGGCAGAACGGGGCGCTGAGCGGAGCGGGTTTCCTCGTCGCCGCGGATCTGGTACTGACCTGCGCCCACGTGGTGTCGGACGCGTTGGACCAGCCCCGTCACGAGACGGTGCCGACCGGGAAGGTGGTCAACGTCGAGCTGCCGTTGGCCGAGCGTCGAGACGGAGTCGGGCCCGGCGTGTGGTCGGCCGAGGTCGAACATTGGGTGCCGATCAGGGCCGGCCACGCGGGCGACATCGCGGTCCTGCGGCTTCGGGAGGCGATCCCCTTTGCCCATCCCCTGCCGATGGTCGACGCTGCGAGCGTATGGAATCACGGAGCGCGTGCGGTGGGGTTCACGGGTGGCGAGCCGGGGGAGACCTGGTTCCGCGGAAAGCTCAGCGGTGCCACTAGCGAGGGCTGGCTCCAGCTCTCCCGGGCCGATGGGCAGACCGTACACGTCCAGCGCGGGTTCAGCGGCAGTCCGGTCTGGGACAACGAACTGGGTGCGGTGGTCGGTCTACTCGTGGCCGCACAGCCGCAGCAGGATGCGCAGCAGGCGTACGTGCTGCGGACCAGAAGCGTGTTGCGGGAGGTTCCCTCGCTCGCTGCCGTTGTGAGCCCACCCACGCCCTTCCGTGGCTTGGCGACCTTCCAGGAGCAGGATGCGGACGTCTACTTCGGCCGTGACGGCGACGTAGAGCGCGTTGTCACCGCGCTGTGTGGCGCCGACTCCGCTGTCACCTTGTACGGGCCGTCGGGCTGCGGGAAGTCGTCACTGGCGCTGGCCGGGGTTGCTCCGCGGATGCGGCAGGCCGGGTACGAGGTGTTCGTGGTGAACGCCGGGCAGGTCTCGTCCCTGCGCTCCGCGCTCGCCACCGAACTCCACGAGGCTGTCCGTACAGGCCGTTTCGGACCAAGGCCGGTGGAGAGCGTGGACCAGGTGGAGACCTGGCTCGCGGACAAGGGGCTCACCGACACGCTCCACCGGCTCCGCGGCACGGCCACCGGCAGAACGCTGATCGTCCTCGACCAGGCAGAGGCACTCGTCGACCGCACGGACGCCGAACTCGGCGAACTCGTGGAACTGCTCTTCCACGACCGTCTGCCCGCCACCGTGGGACGGGTGCTGCTCACCCTCCGCGCGGACTTCATGAATGCTGCCCTCGAACACCCGCGCCTCGGAGCTGTCCTGCGTGGTGGTACCACGCTGCCGCTCACGCCGATGTCCCGCGACCAGCTCCGAGAGGTGATCACCAAACCGGTCGAGACGGTACCGGCGGTGGAATACGACCCGGGGCTGGCCGGGCGCGTACTGAACGACACGGGCGGCGAACCAGGCGTACTCCCGCTGCTCGGCTTCGTCTTGGAGCAGCTGTGGGAGCACCAGGTGGCCGGCCGTCTTCTGGCCACGACGTACGAGGACATCGGCGGGGTGTCCGGCGCTCTGCGCCGCCACGCAGAGACAGCGTGGCGGCAGTGCGTCCCGTCTGGGGACGAGGCTGAGGCGCTGGCACTGCTGACCGGGCTGGTCCGGGTGCTGCCCGGTGGCGAGGCTCCACTGCGGCGCCGGCTGACCCGCGACGAAGCCGGAGAAAGCCGCTGGCGCCTCGCACAGTCGCTGGCCGAGCGACGCCTGCTGGTCCTGTACGGGGGCGAAGGTCGCCCTGAGAGCGTCGAGTTGGCACACGAGGCACTGATCACCGCGTGGCCGACGCTCTTCGAACTGGTCCGGGCCGACGCGGACTTCCTCGCCTGCCGGGCGGAGGTGCAGCACGACCTTGAGCGGTGGCGGAAGGCGGACAGCCCGGCGGATCTGCTACCCGGCGCCCTTCAACTCGCGGCGTTGGAAGGAAGATTACGGGGCCGTGAGAAAGACCTGGCCGAAGAGCAACGGGACTTCCTCACGCTGGCCCGCAGGCGCCGGCAGGCGCGGCGCGCCCGGGTGCGCGCGGGCTGGATCGCGGTGGGGTCGGCCCTCGTGCTGATCGCGGGGCTCGGCACATTCCTCGCGCAAGAGTCGCGCGTGAGCGCCGAACGGGCGGCGGAGGGCCAGTCAAGGTCTCTTGCGATTCAGTCGGACGAACTGACGGACAGCAACCCCGCTCAGGCAGGTCTGGCAGCGCTTGCGGCGTACGACATCGCACCCACGCAGGAGGCCCGCAGCGCGCTGATGCGGCGGTACGCGGAGCTGAAGGGCGCGGCGTGGGTGCTGGCAGGGGCTCAAGGAAAGATAGTGGAGGCGGACGTCAGCGATGAGGGAACGGTGGCCCTCGTGACGAGCGTGACGGGCCGAGCGACCCTGTTCGTCCGTACGGCCGACGGCAGCGTCCGGCATACGCAGCTCCGTTTCGTGGACGACGTCCAGGCCCCTGTGGTCAGCTCCGACGGCAGCCGGATTGCCTACGTGCGCGGCGCGGACGGCGTGGTGGTCTGGCACGACGTGACACCCACGGGAGAGCGACTGGCGGGACCAATGCGCATCCTCCGAGGCGCGCTCTTGGAGCCCGAATCGCTACCAGTCGATGGCCGCCGTAACCGCATGGACTTCTCTCCGGACTCCCGTTTCCTGGTCGGCGCGTCCGTGTCGACACAGCCCCTGCAACTGTGGGACCTGACGACCGGGCGGCCTCGGGTCCTGCCCAAGCGAATCCGTGGCTTGGACAGCGTGTGGTTCGGGCCCGACGAGAACACGGTTGTGGCCAAGCGACTCCAGCCTCGCCCCTCTCTGGTGAAGGTCGACATCGCTACGGGCGCCATACGCGAGTTGTCAAGTGGAGCCGCGGTCGCGATTTCGGGAAACGCCGGCGTGGCGGTCTCCTGCACGGGTCCGGAGACACAGTTTCGCGTTGTTCGTGTATCGGACGGGCAGGTGCTGAGAACCGTCAGCATGGACGAATATAAGTATGACTGCACGTCTTCCGACATCGCCGTCGACGGCACCGGCGACTATTTCGCGGTCGTGAACAGTTCGTCCAACCACTGGGACCTTGTCGGTACTCGCCCCGGTATCCCGCCGCGGACATATTTCCTCGGCCCCGATCCGCTGAGTTACTCCGACCGCGCCGAGTACTCCCCGCTGGTCGACTCTACCCCCTTCCTTGTCGGGCCTCCTCAAACACCAACCTTGGTGACTAACGAAGGAAACGCGCTCAAAGGGTGGGCGCGAACACTGTACGACGACAGTACGGACCCGGAGCCGCAGCTGCTCGGCGACGGCAGCAGGATGGTCATCAGGGCAAGGAAGGAAGACACCGGTCTGCTGCGGGTCGTGGAGACAGAAGGCGAAGGACGGATCCTCTCCGAGGTCACATCCAGCGCCGTTCTAGAACCATACGTGCCCCTCGAAGTAAACGGGCCCGGAACACTGGTGGCGGACGTCTTAGAAAGGAATCGAATCGTGGTCCGTGCGCTTCCTTCTCTACGTCCGGTAGCGGAGTTTCGCACCGCGAAGCCCCCCGCTCCGGAACCACGGGAACAGTCAGCGGTGTTTCTCAGCTTCCACGGCGACAACCGGATCGTCACGACGTCCGGTTCTGTCGTGGAGAGTTGGGACGCCCGCAGTGGTCGACGTCTATCGCAGCCCATTGATCTGCACGATATAAGCCTGACCAAGAAGGACCCTTCCACCTTCACTGTGCGAGACCATCCCAAGCCTGGGTTTGTGAGCGTAACGGTGGCCGGTGAGCCGTACATGCACGCCGTCGACCTGCGCACAGGAGAACCCGAGGAAAAGTTCCGCGTACGTCTCGCCGATGACCTTTTTTCGGCCTCCTTCTTGGATGACCCGGAGTACGTAACCGTCCTGACCACGGCCCAGATGGCTGAGCTCTGGTCTGTCCACCCTGGGCGCCCGGCAAGGAGAGTAGTGGGCCCGTTCGGGCCACTCACCGACAAAGAGTGGTCAAAGGAGTGGTCGCTGCGCCCTACCGGGGGAGCCGGATTCTTCCTCGCTTACAAGGGCTCCATCCACTTCCTCAAGGCCGACGAACCCGGCTACCAGGACATCTACGAATTCGGCGAAGAACAAGCCTTCCCGGCAGCGACCAGCGACGGCAAGGCGATACTTCGCGACCCCATGAACCTTGAGCCCTACGACCTGCTCCGCCTCGACCCCGCCCTCTGGAAGCGCCATGTGTGCAAGGCCATCGGCCGGGAACTCACCGCCGACGAGCGCCGCGGACTCAGCATCAACGTGCCCACCGACATCTGCCCTTCCTGA
- a CDS encoding winged helix-turn-helix domain-containing protein → MKTLIGRLFHVSYMVEGSWRLLKRHGWSWQQPARRAIEWDGEAVELWKKEVWPQVRAPRRRATAGSSSRTNVLSTSRI, encoded by the coding sequence GTGAAGACGCTGATCGGGCGGCTGTTCCACGTGTCCTACATGGTGGAGGGCTCCTGGCGCCTGCTGAAGCGGCACGGCTGGTCGTGGCAGCAGCCCGCCAGGCGGGCGATCGAGTGGGACGGGGAAGCGGTCGAGCTGTGGAAGAAGGAGGTCTGGCCGCAGGTAAGGGCACCGCGGCGGCGTGCGACGGCTGGATCGTCTTCGAGAACGAACGTCTTGTCCACCTCTCGGATCTGA
- a CDS encoding trypsin-like peptidase domain-containing protein, translating into MAEHGPRGREASEPAMASSIVRILTQDGAIVGAGFLIASDTVLTCAHVVSDALGLDRDSPVDLGRQVRLDLPFVPGDTTWTAGVKHWTPVEADQGGDIAVLRLPAPLPGGRPLPMADRREVWDHETRAVGFTRDMSGGDWQKGRFRGPVGSSLVQLSRDNDQAVYVKPGFSGSPVWDDDLGAAVGMVVASQPEQEAQQAFVIRTETLSERVPELRQILLPANPFLGLRRFSEGDEERFFGRDEDISRVVTELKGNHPIVTLCGPSGSGKSSLARAGVVPQLRRSGWDVLIVDCVSTSASTAALATSLFEYAVGGAGGSRSDGIARVRSVDQVDVWLRDVGLVDAFHRATGRPAEHLLVVLDQAEALLSLPDPKLAETLELLFPPRRGGLRILATLRADVINTALNHALLAPVLTSGRTLPLAPMTRGQLHAVITRPLEQAPAVFYDPGLDMRILDDAGTDPGILPLLGFLLKELWDKQHGGQLSAATYQQIGGVKGALVNHAKQVWKQCVSPESEAEARRLLAGLVRVVPGGEATLRRPLTREEAGEERWRLAQEMAMEDKRLLVLYGGNGQAESVELVHEALITEWPELAEVVRDGAAFLNARAEIQHDLERWEQAERRADLLPGGFQLDNLMQRLDGRTDELTQDQREFLHAARRRHRAARKRTRLRWTAGALTLTLIATLTTFGVLQSQVSSQRAAEARSRALAVQSDDLVDTNPSHAALAALAAYEAAPTQEARNALLRRYAEVRDEEWSLSAAEGKFEDAAMSADGKVALVQTEGGRAVLFVRTAQGQVRQESLRLRPRINDPDVSFDGRRISYVRADDGVVVWHNVSFTGQTLVGRGHPLEMPERTAPDAQDRSSSLLQFKETSFSPDGRFLVESGDDAGVFDQPEHPVRVWDLETGRTHELPEKYAIATKAWFGPDNRTMVLEAPSKSMIAVDLRTEKMRRLTEPFEDNPNDSRNEAWVSADGTVALSCRRNPDVEKYSVSYTAIRVADGKVLRSYRDDRGLCGETRLAPSGTRFAREANALNVDWEVLPTSGDARPRKTLGPGPELGGPDLPLLGTADEPVVPVLRDNRLIGQKLTDSEGETAYGRPHLLGDGSTMLVRTRGEGDKLTIVETEGNQRVVSETSVAFKTPPSRDQLFAVNDSQTLMADVSDDTRVTVRRLPSLKKISEFKVAPPPPWAPKDPNPVTLEFLPADRLVTLSGSRVEHWDVADGRRLGGQIDLMDLQPTSRDKREYFISRHRVPGMIGVAVSGKPNVYAVDLRTGRERKNLRISLHDDLLTAEFLKDSRYMAVLTTGRVLELWNAEPGKPPRRVFSQMGPLESGEFTVGNPADAKFFVAYGDTIVFLNLSDPSYRDTYKFGRNQFFEPANTSDGKAFLGSPARDDRDTSIPSGPLKLTRLDPALWEKQVCKVVGRELTDDERDTLPGPLPGRLCPS; encoded by the coding sequence GTGGCTGAGCACGGGCCGAGGGGCCGGGAGGCATCCGAACCCGCCATGGCCTCGTCGATCGTCCGAATCCTGACTCAGGACGGCGCGATCGTCGGTGCCGGCTTCCTCATCGCCAGCGACACGGTGCTGACTTGCGCTCATGTGGTGTCCGATGCCCTGGGGCTGGACCGGGACTCCCCCGTTGACCTGGGCCGTCAGGTCCGGCTCGACCTGCCGTTCGTCCCCGGCGACACCACCTGGACTGCGGGCGTGAAGCACTGGACGCCGGTCGAAGCGGACCAGGGCGGCGATATCGCCGTGCTGCGCTTGCCCGCACCCCTGCCAGGCGGGCGCCCTTTACCGATGGCTGACAGGCGGGAGGTCTGGGACCACGAGACCCGGGCGGTCGGCTTCACCCGCGACATGTCCGGCGGTGACTGGCAGAAGGGGCGGTTTCGTGGCCCTGTCGGGAGTTCCTTGGTGCAGCTCTCGCGGGACAACGACCAAGCCGTCTACGTGAAGCCGGGGTTCAGCGGGAGCCCGGTCTGGGACGACGACCTGGGTGCGGCGGTGGGCATGGTCGTCGCATCTCAACCGGAGCAGGAGGCGCAGCAGGCGTTCGTGATCCGTACGGAAACGCTGTCCGAGCGGGTTCCGGAGCTCAGGCAGATTCTGCTGCCCGCCAATCCGTTCCTCGGTCTGCGGCGGTTCAGCGAGGGCGACGAAGAACGGTTCTTCGGCCGGGACGAGGACATCTCCCGGGTGGTCACAGAGCTGAAGGGCAACCACCCGATCGTCACGCTGTGCGGCCCGTCCGGCAGCGGCAAGTCCTCCCTCGCGCGTGCCGGTGTGGTGCCGCAACTCCGCAGATCCGGGTGGGATGTCCTGATCGTCGACTGTGTCAGTACGTCGGCGTCGACAGCCGCACTGGCGACGTCTCTCTTCGAGTACGCGGTAGGCGGAGCTGGCGGCTCCCGCTCCGACGGGATCGCGCGGGTACGGAGCGTAGATCAAGTGGACGTGTGGCTGAGGGATGTAGGGCTGGTTGACGCCTTCCACCGCGCAACCGGGCGCCCCGCGGAGCATTTGCTCGTCGTACTCGATCAAGCGGAAGCACTGCTCAGCCTGCCGGATCCGAAGCTCGCCGAGACGCTGGAGTTGCTGTTCCCGCCCCGTCGCGGCGGGCTGCGGATCCTCGCCACCTTGCGCGCCGACGTCATCAACACGGCGCTGAATCACGCACTGCTGGCACCCGTGCTGACCTCCGGAAGGACCTTGCCACTGGCACCGATGACCCGGGGCCAACTCCACGCGGTCATCACCCGCCCCCTCGAACAGGCGCCCGCGGTGTTCTACGACCCCGGCCTCGACATGCGGATTCTGGACGACGCCGGCACCGATCCGGGCATTCTGCCGCTCTTAGGGTTCCTGCTGAAGGAGCTGTGGGACAAGCAGCACGGCGGACAGCTGAGCGCCGCGACCTACCAGCAGATCGGTGGTGTCAAGGGCGCTTTGGTCAACCATGCCAAACAGGTATGGAAGCAGTGTGTGTCGCCCGAATCAGAGGCGGAGGCACGACGTCTGCTGGCCGGCCTCGTGCGGGTGGTTCCGGGCGGGGAGGCCACTCTGCGGCGCCCGCTGACCCGCGAGGAGGCCGGTGAGGAGCGCTGGCGGCTTGCCCAAGAAATGGCCATGGAGGATAAGCGTCTGCTCGTCCTGTACGGCGGGAACGGTCAGGCCGAGAGCGTGGAACTGGTACACGAGGCGCTGATCACCGAGTGGCCCGAGCTGGCCGAGGTAGTCAGAGACGGCGCAGCCTTCCTGAACGCGCGAGCCGAGATCCAGCACGACCTGGAGCGTTGGGAGCAGGCAGAGCGCCGTGCGGACCTGCTACCGGGCGGTTTCCAACTCGACAACCTTATGCAAAGGCTGGACGGTCGCACCGACGAACTGACCCAAGACCAACGTGAGTTCCTTCACGCGGCACGGAGACGGCATCGGGCGGCCCGCAAGCGCACCCGGCTTCGCTGGACGGCTGGCGCCCTGACGCTCACGCTCATTGCGACTCTGACCACGTTCGGTGTCCTGCAGTCCCAGGTCAGCAGCCAGCGGGCGGCAGAAGCACGCTCCAGGGCGCTGGCGGTGCAGTCCGACGACCTGGTCGACACCAATCCCAGTCACGCGGCCCTCGCCGCCCTGGCCGCGTACGAGGCCGCGCCGACGCAGGAGGCCCGGAATGCGCTGCTACGGCGCTACGCCGAGGTCCGCGACGAGGAGTGGAGCCTGTCGGCGGCCGAAGGGAAGTTCGAGGACGCCGCGATGAGCGCAGACGGCAAAGTGGCGCTGGTGCAGACCGAGGGTGGGCGCGCAGTGCTGTTCGTACGAACGGCACAGGGCCAGGTGCGACAGGAGAGCCTTCGCCTGCGCCCCAGGATCAATGACCCCGACGTAAGTTTCGACGGGCGACGGATCTCCTACGTACGAGCGGACGACGGGGTGGTCGTCTGGCACAACGTCTCGTTTACGGGGCAGACGCTGGTAGGCCGCGGGCACCCGCTCGAAATGCCGGAGCGTACCGCGCCGGACGCGCAGGACCGCAGCAGTTCGTTGCTTCAGTTCAAGGAGACGAGCTTCTCACCCGACGGTCGATTTCTGGTCGAGTCGGGAGACGACGCCGGTGTATTCGATCAGCCGGAGCACCCCGTGCGGGTGTGGGACCTGGAGACAGGGCGCACGCATGAACTGCCGGAGAAATACGCGATCGCGACGAAGGCGTGGTTCGGTCCTGACAACCGGACGATGGTTCTGGAAGCACCGTCCAAATCAATGATCGCCGTCGACCTCCGGACCGAGAAAATGCGTCGGCTGACCGAGCCTTTCGAAGACAACCCCAACGATTCGAGAAATGAAGCCTGGGTGTCGGCCGACGGAACTGTGGCGCTTTCCTGCCGAAGAAACCCCGATGTCGAGAAATACAGCGTCTCTTACACGGCGATACGCGTGGCGGACGGGAAGGTCCTACGCAGCTACCGGGACGACCGCGGCTTGTGCGGAGAAACGCGGCTCGCCCCGTCGGGGACGCGGTTCGCCCGGGAGGCCAACGCTCTCAACGTCGACTGGGAAGTGCTGCCAACCAGTGGTGACGCCCGCCCCAGGAAGACCCTCGGCCCCGGTCCAGAGCTGGGGGGGCCGGATCTCCCGCTGCTCGGCACCGCCGACGAGCCAGTCGTGCCCGTCCTGCGCGATAACAGACTCATCGGGCAGAAGCTGACCGACTCCGAGGGCGAGACCGCGTACGGACGCCCGCACCTGCTGGGCGACGGGAGCACGATGCTGGTCCGAACGAGAGGCGAAGGCGACAAGCTGACCATTGTGGAGACCGAAGGGAACCAACGAGTGGTGTCCGAGACGTCCGTCGCGTTCAAGACACCGCCTTCCCGGGATCAGCTATTCGCCGTCAATGACTCGCAGACGCTCATGGCGGATGTGTCGGACGATACCCGGGTCACAGTACGCCGCTTGCCATCGCTGAAGAAGATCTCCGAGTTCAAAGTTGCGCCCCCACCGCCATGGGCTCCCAAGGATCCGAACCCGGTCACCCTCGAATTTCTTCCGGCTGACCGACTCGTGACGCTTTCAGGCTCTCGCGTCGAGCACTGGGACGTCGCCGATGGCCGGCGCCTCGGCGGGCAGATCGACCTGATGGATCTCCAGCCGACCTCCCGGGACAAGCGGGAATACTTCATTTCGAGACATCGGGTTCCGGGGATGATCGGGGTTGCCGTGTCCGGCAAGCCGAACGTGTACGCGGTTGACCTGCGGACAGGCCGGGAGCGGAAGAACCTCCGTATCTCATTGCACGATGACCTCCTGACAGCGGAATTCCTCAAGGACAGCAGGTACATGGCGGTATTGACCACCGGCCGCGTCTTGGAATTGTGGAATGCTGAGCCAGGTAAGCCGCCACGAAGGGTGTTTTCGCAAATGGGGCCACTGGAGTCCGGCGAATTCACGGTCGGGAATCCCGCGGACGCTAAGTTCTTTGTAGCCTACGGCGATACCATCGTGTTCCTCAATTTGAGTGATCCGTCGTACCGGGACACCTACAAGTTCGGAAGGAATCAGTTTTTCGAACCGGCGAACACCAGCGACGGCAAGGCGTTCCTCGGTAGTCCCGCTCGGGACGACAGGGACACATCGATTCCGAGTGGCCCCCTGAAACTCACACGCCTCGACCCCGCCCTCTGGGAGAAGCAAGTCTGCAAAGTAGTCGGCCGTGAGCTGACCGATGACGAGCGCGATACGCTGCCGGGACCGCTCCCGGGCCGACTCTGCCCCTCCTGA